In Maylandia zebra isolate NMK-2024a linkage group LG9, Mzebra_GT3a, whole genome shotgun sequence, the genomic stretch cttattatgggaaataaatatttaaataaaaacaagctgctgattatttcacattttacttgtgagcaacggcacatttaaatcttacaaatatagttatttggcttatatcgtgatagatatcgttatcgcctgaaatgaaaaaaacatatcgtgatatgaaaaaatctcatatcgcccagctctaatataGATCCGCGATAACTCGTTAACATTTGACTTTATAGTGGAAATCTCCATGTGTTTGAAAACTTAAATGTTCTTTTGTCATAttgttaacaaaaacaaatgtgtgcTCAAATTCAGGCAGTACTTTATTTAGTTGATCCTGTTGACAGGAATGTTTTGCACACTGGAGGCAGCAGTGCATACACCCATCCCTTCCTCCACCCCCCACTATATTCAGCCAGGCATGATTCCTCTTTAGGACTAAGGTCAGGCCTATCCGTACATTTAACAGATCTTTAGCATTTTGAATCCATTTAATATGACGATACATCAGTTGCGTTCTCTTTTGTTCCTACTGATTGATGGAGGTAAGTAAAACCAAAAGCCTGAATAGGCTTCCTCGTTCTTTATTAAGGTTCGTGTTGCCTTTACACACATACAGCACTATCTTGGGTTCTACATCCCATCTTTTTAGGTAAAACTGGCTTCCTGCTTAATTTAAATCGACATGGCATTAAGGGCTAATTAGCGGACTAAACTTTGTGCTATTAGGGAGGTTGCGGCTCAAAGAAACTGCTCTATCGTTACAGGCACCTTCTGACATTGCAGGGTACAACCCACCTGGGAATAAACGGAGAGCAGGGAGAGATAGCGAAGAGGAAAGATAGGAGGTGTGTTAGGTGGGAGGTGTGAGGGGAGTGTAATCAGACGAGATAATTGATTAAAAGGTTGATTAAGGTTAAAGGGTTTTTAGAATGGGTGTGAGGAAGGAGGGGAGAGTTCAGTAGTACTTAATGCTTTGCAGTGTCTCTGACAGCCAAGGTCGAGACTCTTTGTGAGACTTTAGGTGCTGGAGAAGAAGCGAGAGATGGCCGTTCACGGTTCGGCAGGATTTACACCAGCACTGAGCGTGCGAGTACAGGCTGCAGTATTCTCCTGAACAATAGGTGTCATGACTCATATAAGATGTGAAGAAAATGAGAACAATGCAAAACTTCCAACTTTTGACCAACTGTGATGATCTGAAACTCAAACTTgttctcacaaagaaaacagatcaTTTCAATTTGATTTCTacagcaacaaatcacaacaacagtcacttcaCGGTGTGTTCcattataaggtaaagaccctacaatacaTCGTTTTATCTCGCTGTCACTCACTCGTGTGAAAGAGTGAATCTCGAGAAGGCAGAAAGCTACAATCTGCTGGTGCACAGCCACTCGGTGAGTGTTTTCTTGGGGATGTGCTTTTTCAAAACAGAAACTTTATGACAGCCTCATGTGATACGTTTAAGCGACATCACAGCCCAGGACACACCTGTAGCTTCAACATCTACAAAGAAAGCCCTTTGGACAGTTACAGCTAGTCTTCACGTGAAGCTTCGGCTCAATCTTCAAATGAAAATACTTCCCCGAAATATAAGACATTTTTAACAGCACTCTGAATGCCTTTGTGTTGCTGGGTTAAATTTTTTTGTGCATTATAAATGCAAATATCACATGAAAGCAGTGTGTAAAATGATCTGGCTAGACTTATTATAACAGTTTGTAAGACTCCTTTGTATTATTGACATTGATACCAAACTGCATGTTAATTTTTCTTACGTAAAACTGTTAAGTGGACTGGATTTCTGTTCTGGCACTGAGGCTTTGGTCTAAGCGACTGCATTTAAATGTATGGAAATCTCAAAGACCCTTAACATGTGCTCACTGTTGAGTGGGTGAGAGCATAAGCCTAAAATGTTAATGAAAATATTCAGGTAGCGACGACTAAGAGGTTTAAGAGCACTCTGTTATTTTGCCATGCTGCAGATCTGACAGTCGCTGAGAACCCGGTAAGTGCTGTTGTATTCCTCCAGAGACAGGATGTCACATctgcatgcagacacacacgaGCACACATACGTACAGAGTTGCATTTCTCCAAAACTGCAATCAGATGTCACCGAAAGCCGTCGACGGCAGCAGAGACAAACGTGACATGGCAGTCCGTCTGTAGAGCAAGTCCGCTGTCATTTCTCGTTTGCTCTCGGTCGTTTTGTTAGCTCACGCGCAGTTGTCATTACACTGCAATTACGGCGGGGGTGGCGGGACAGAGGGGGCGCACGGCACTTTTAGCTGCCAAGGTTCGCTGTCAGGGAGCGTTAGCTGTAATTGCCAGTGAAGACGGTGAAAACGAGAGGCTGTCTCCCCTCTAGCTCTCAACCTCGTCTGCCTATTAAACTATTCACACTCTACTCTCTCTGATGTTTCCACAGGAGGGATGCGGAGATTATGCCATTTATGCCACACCATTATGTCATGTTGGAGATCCTGGGAAATTAGTAGGAGGAATGGCAACCTGTTAGTGCTCTAAGGCACTGTTAAAACAAGGATACCTCACAAGTAGTAAAGTGGGGAAactgtaaaaacacacacagagtcaatGAGCTTCTTTCCAGCGTCCAGTCCATTATGCTTTCCTACTCGCCCAAACATACAGCAAAAGCCATGAGTTGATAAACAGAATACACCTGTCTCAACTCCTCTTCTGCTTACTACTCCTCCAAACCATTAAAGCGAGTATTTAGGACTTTTTAGCATATTTGTTGGACCAAAATCACCAAGATATCAACACTGAGATCTAATCAGATTCTGTGTCTTATTATGTTTCCAGGCACTTGGGAGCAGTGTCACCGTGTTCTTTATAAAGTAAACAACAGGactaaatatatttaataattaCTGAGCAAAAGGCCGAGAATGGATTTGCAAGCATTTAACAAACTAAACCAATTAATTCATCTTTGAAGTCTACATTGTGTTACTTGTTTACATCTCAGCTAAATTAGTATTGTTGGGTTTTCAACTCACTGATGCACACCACATGAGTGAAAACATGACATCTGAAGACTTTAAAGTTGTGTTCTTCTGAGATGGGCATCGTCTTCCATTTATACATATTTACAAAACTAAACTATTAATCAGCAACTTGAAAAACAGCTCAGCTGCATTCTTATTTACACTGCGTGTGTCAAGtggcagaaatactattacAGACTAGGCTTTTTGCAGTCCTGTAATGAGCCTGCAGAAGTTTGGGGAATCATTATGTCTGCCTGAAGGTCTACTTGTTGCTTTAAATGCAGCGCCACAAAGAAAGTGGCCATTTGTGAAGGAAATAAGGATTGAGGGAAGGAAAGGAGGGGAGGAGGGCTGTTGTTAACTGTGAAACACTGGTGCTTAATCTCATTACAGCAATTGTCTATGGGAGAGAATTAGAGTGGGATCTGCGGGAATTATACATGTTGGGGTCGTACATAATGAGCTCTGCCATAATCCCCCCACTTGCAATCAAAGGCTGCCAGCCAGCCGGCACACGCAtgtaggcacacacacacacacacacacacttgcacttCTTGTGCCTTTTAAAGAGCACTGCCATTGAAAGCCACAGACAAGCCTGACAGTCATCGTTTTGAAATGAGCGGCTGCAATTGAGTGTTAACAGCGAGCGAAGTGCCAAATTACACAGAGTGGGGGGATTAACGCAGAAACGGACAGATAAATGAAcgggaagagggagggagaacgAGAGTcgaagagcagagaggagaaagagaagCAAACTGTTGAAGTGAGGAGAAGTGCTCCGTAATGAATGAGAGGCAAGTGGAGGATTTGGCTTAGAGCAACAGGGTCTGTAAATtaatgtaaaaggaaaaagaaaatgttggaGGGATTTATGGAGGTGAGATGCTACAGCACCACCCTGTGGGCAAATTAAAGACTGCACCCACATTTAAGTATCTGTCAGGGAACCAGGAAGGAGGAGCGCGGGTGAGAGAGAAAGACTCACTCAGTGTGTCCCTGGAAGACGTTGACAGAGTGGATGGATGGGTCTCTGAAGTCCCACAGTCTGAAGGTGGTGTCTCTGGATGAAGTGACCACCAGCCGCTGGGTTGGGTGGGTACAGCAGTGAGTCAGCTCCTGGTCATggcctgaacacacacacacagcacattgTGTTGCATAAAATCACACCTTTTTAAGTAAtctcaacataaaaaaaaaaaacaacaaaaacaacagcgtGTGATTTTTACACGTCAGATTTTCTTTGGATTAAACCAGTGTAGGTGGAGCGTGGACAAGAAGGTGAAAAATATGAGGCTGAATGTGATTtcatggaaaagaagaaagcttGTTGGTGCTATTGCACTGACCTTTTTAGTAAAATTCAACCTGGATCGTTTAGTATTAAtaatgactttttaaaagttGTAAGTTGGcagcttttaaaaaagagtttgagaaacactgaaaGAAGCAAGCTGGCTCCACAAACTACATGGATTTTATAATGCCTGTACCCAACATCAAACATCAgcatggaggagaggaaggcacTCACATTGCTTAGTGATGACAACATTATCACCTGTCCAGCAGACAAGGGTAGGTGCACGGTTTTGCTAAACCAGAAAGACTATCATGAGAACATTTTGTCACTGCTCTATcactccagccgatccaggagaaaaggacaactgctgcctgagcaaaaacctgtagtgatcccgtatGTGTCAGCAGCACTGGAACAGCTGAAACACATTTTCTCTAAACACCCTGTCTCTGTGGCtttcaaaccccaaaacacgctgcaccAAAAACAGGTCAACCCCAAGGATCAGAACAGAGTAAcacagtgtacgctgttaagtgccaggaggattgccataatttatacatcggggaaaccaaacaacctctggctaagcAGATggaacaacacagaagagctacctcgtcaggccaggactctgcagtctatttacacctataggcgagtggacactctttcagtgatgaggatgtacacatcctggacagggaggaacgctggttcgAGCGAGGAGTCaaggaaaagggaaagaccatctctgaatcaaggagggggcctaagggtacatcttttaCCAtcctacaatgctgtgattgcagccactCCCCAAcgctctgtgaatggtactcatggtcaTTGATCAGTGCTTGTTGATCAGTGGTTATGAAATTTTCCACATTAAtgactgacctcacagcccatagttcatcagtggtgctagtttcagtcattgtgcaaatgtactgtttataaggttgggaaaacctgcagccagctgagactgaagaagtcacttggatgagtggtTTTTCCCACTggaaacgctacgtccagatgaacagaatcatttGTTTGGGATTTCCTTATCTGGATGAGTGAGCATGCCTCAAGATAAAATGTCTGTAGTTTCATATTTGAACTTTAATAACAGTCTGGTTAAACTGTAGAGTGTCATACAAAGTACACTAATgaggaagaaaaataacaaaaacccTGACTTCTGTTTACGACTCCTCTGCCATTACATACCAGTGAGCGTGTGAACCAGTTCAGAAGTCTCAACCTCGTACAGGTTGGCAGCACGATCCCAGGAAGCTGTCACCACTTGTCGGCCTCCCACTAACCAATCAGCTGCTATTACGACGCCCTGGTGGCTCTTGAGTGTTGCAGTAGCAACCCGGACCGTGGGCACTTCACAAGGGCCCTCGCCATCCACCTCGCCTTCCTCTCTGTCCGAAGAATCCTGGTCTTCATCGCACGGAGCCTGTGAAAGACGCAAAACAAAAGCTCAGTCGAGCTCCTGTCTTGTTTTGGTTTGATTCATTTGAGAGTAAAGTGACCTATTGTAGAAACACTGGGAAGAGAACAAGTTCAAAGCTACTCACACTGACATCTGGTGGTGGCTGTGGGGCTGGAAGCTGCACCATGTACCGCCAGATGTGAGCTGTCTGGTCCCCAGAGGCTGTGGAAAGTACAAATCAACAAAGAGCACAGCTCACATCTACACACGAGTGACTGCTGGAGGCAACAGATGCAGCAGAAAACGGTTGAAACGACGACAAGGAGAACAAACCTGTTGAAACAGATGCTATATTTAACGTAGTCGACTTGACAAGTCAAACATGCATTCAAATGCTTACCTGTGAGTGCCATCTGCTCTGTGGGGTGGAATTTGATGGAGTTGACTGTGCAAAGGGAACAATGAAGAGACGTCATCTAACAAGCCGTGTAAGCAAATGTTGACAGACAGTGTTACATCTAAGAATACGCTTCGAAATGCTTCTGCCATGAGCCAGTGTTTATTAACAAGAGATGTCGCACGACAGGCTGTACGTCACACTAAATATTGTTATAAGCACTCAGACAGGCTATTAAAACATTCTATTAGAAAAAATATAAACGATTTAGAATAATTTTTGTGTATGGACTTTGTGAATGTCTGTAGACAAATAAAGCTTTTGGCTGTGATTACCTGATcctgcatggccagcatacctCAGCAGACATTTGCCCGTCTCTATACTCCACAGCAGCGCTGAGTGGTCTGTTAAGAGAGAGCAGGTATAAACAACATGCAGCCATTTCCATTTTTACAGTAACCAGCTAATGGTTTCACGCTGTATGATCCTGCCTTTATGTAATGGGCTGTATAGTCTGAGTGGATGTGGTAAGAAATTTCTGGATTGTTTAACGAGCTTCCTTAAAGATAAAACGAGGCCAACATGTTGTTTCTGAAGGACTGGTTTGGATAAATATTGATACTAAAACACTACTTGCGCTGCATCACCAGATGTAATCAATCATATTAAGTATGTTCTCATTTTCTGCTAATTGCACCGAGGCATCACAATTAATTTGACAAAGATATAATGATGCAAATATTGCTTGCAGCACCTTTAGTCTTTgctatttattcttatttaaaACTAGGGTGCCACATGCTGCCTGTGTGTACAACAAAGCTATCATGATTGATTTATATAGTCTGTGAAGGGACTTTTCTACCTGCAGAGGCAGTGCCCAGCACCACTGGCTGAGTTCGGGTGACACTGAGGTCCCAGATCCCATCGCGATGGCCCACATACTCCTTGAGCAGCTGGCACAAAGCCCGGGAGCCGGTGGTGGCTTTGAAACTGGACACGATCTGAAGCGAGTGTGAGGGAGAGAAAAGTATAACGGTTTAACAGCACTcagttaaattattaaaaaatgtaaatgtaattacACTGATtacaaaatataagaatatgtagagtttaacttgtagttctccTGTCTTACTGCACAGCTTCATTTAGGCTCCGTAAATACTGATATAACTCCTAGCCAACACCTGGCTACATACAGGTATTGCCAGTTAACTGTTACTCGTTGTCAAACACAGTAAAAGCTAATGTGTTGCTTGCCAGATTAGATCAAGGGTGTGTATCACAAAACAAGGTCACCTGGAAAGGCGTCTTCTTAGGAAATAGGTTAAGTCTCTTCGAGGTGTCATTAATCCTAACTGTACAGCTAAATGGCTCCAAAGCAATTTAACTTAAGGACATGGGAACAAAGCCAGCCTGACATTTCTCCCACATGATCATAATGACGGCAAAGG encodes the following:
- the LOC101470374 gene encoding WD repeat-containing protein 37 isoform X3; translated protein: MEDSKLPLALRSNLLDLFGQIEREFENLYIENLELRREIESLNERLTGDGQAVEGGDPTKGALKTKASHSTSQLSQKLKTTYKASTSKGKLGGPRNFSVATWELWGGDSWIVSSFKATTGSRALCQLLKEYVGHRDGIWDLSVTRTQPVVLGTASADHSALLWSIETGKCLLRYAGHAGSVNSIKFHPTEQMALTASGDQTAHIWRYMVQLPAPQPPPDVSAPCDEDQDSSDREEGEVDGEGPCEVPTVRVATATLKSHQGVVIAADWLVGGRQVVTASWDRAANLYEVETSELVHTLTGHDQELTHCCTHPTQRLVVTSSRDTTFRLWDFRDPSIHSVNVFQGHTDTVTSAVFTVGDNVVSGSDDRTVKVWDLKNMRSPIATIRTDSAVNRISVSANQKIIALPHDNRQVRLFDMSGVRLARLPRSNRMGHRRMVCCTAWNEENQSCNLFTCGFDRQAIGWNINIPALLQEK